A genomic stretch from Desulfotignum balticum DSM 7044 includes:
- a CDS encoding penicillin-binding protein 1A — translation MLNRFFIPWFIGASLFIAAGKLCFAAPPDVGAALDKFTDYRPPLTTTVYDKDGRVLAYFFRQNRFPIVMDQLPSYLKQAFIATEDSAFYIHDGVDPKAVFRSFSNNVRTGTRQQGGSTITQQLVKTMVLSSDKTYFRKIEEAVLACQLEKRLSKEQILSIYLNEIYMGAGAYGVEAAARTYFNKPAHALSLAEAALLAGLPKAPSRLNPHQAPDKAKERQRYVLDRMLADHFITTQQHRQAWEEHLIYMRMPDPTWKTGSYYLAEVQRWLRTHLSREHLNPQGIFLSQYGKDALYEGGLHIYTAFDPVFHQAARDALAQGLTQLAPDRDRNRPRLQGALFSMDLHSGEVKALIGGDDYHYTQFNRATQARRQSGSLFKPIVFSTALAHGYTAASPVMDAPFSIYLSATDEIWAPQNVSGEFTGPTLLCTALARSINVVAARVALQVGIPKVIAQARQMGITSYLPQVPSISLGAGETTLMEMVRAYSAFPRGGAIIQPRMVLSVYDRDGQRILHNRVQTKQAMSPQTAYIMTDMLKQCVERGTGRRARIKGLPVAGKTGTSNGIRDAWFVGFTPNLLTGVFMGFDDGSPMGEQGFGGRAAAPVWAAYHGAVADRYKSKEFEIPENIVFGTVSHEGTFMGPGWRENGITLAFEKGTEPKYVPPSHAWPPGLYPDLSD, via the coding sequence ATGCTTAACCGTTTTTTCATTCCCTGGTTTATCGGCGCAAGCCTGTTTATCGCAGCCGGAAAACTTTGTTTTGCCGCGCCGCCGGACGTGGGCGCAGCTCTGGACAAATTCACGGATTACCGGCCGCCGCTTACCACAACGGTCTATGACAAAGACGGCCGGGTCCTGGCCTACTTTTTCAGACAGAACCGGTTTCCAATAGTCATGGACCAGTTGCCCTCCTATTTGAAACAGGCATTTATCGCTACAGAAGACAGTGCGTTTTACATCCATGACGGGGTGGATCCCAAGGCAGTTTTCCGGTCTTTTTCAAACAATGTCAGAACAGGAACGCGGCAACAGGGCGGCTCCACCATCACCCAGCAGCTGGTAAAAACGATGGTTCTTTCCAGTGACAAAACCTATTTCCGCAAAATCGAGGAAGCGGTCCTGGCCTGTCAACTGGAAAAACGGCTTTCCAAGGAACAGATTCTTTCCATCTATCTCAATGAAATTTACATGGGTGCCGGTGCCTACGGGGTGGAAGCCGCAGCCCGGACCTATTTTAACAAGCCGGCCCATGCCCTTTCCCTGGCAGAAGCCGCCCTGCTGGCCGGTCTGCCCAAAGCCCCGTCCCGGCTCAACCCGCATCAGGCCCCGGACAAGGCCAAAGAACGGCAGCGCTATGTTTTGGACCGCATGCTGGCCGATCATTTCATCACGACCCAACAGCACCGGCAGGCCTGGGAAGAACACCTGATTTACATGCGCATGCCCGATCCCACCTGGAAAACAGGATCCTATTATCTGGCAGAGGTGCAGCGGTGGCTGCGGACGCATCTCAGCAGAGAACACCTGAACCCGCAAGGCATTTTCCTGTCCCAATATGGAAAAGATGCCCTGTATGAAGGCGGGCTCCACATTTATACGGCCTTTGATCCTGTCTTCCACCAGGCGGCCAGAGACGCTCTGGCCCAGGGGTTGACACAACTTGCGCCGGACCGGGACCGCAACCGGCCCCGGCTTCAGGGTGCCCTGTTCTCCATGGACCTCCATTCCGGGGAGGTCAAAGCTCTGATAGGCGGGGATGACTACCATTACACCCAGTTCAACCGCGCCACCCAGGCACGGCGCCAGTCCGGCTCTCTTTTTAAACCCATCGTGTTTTCAACGGCCCTGGCCCATGGCTATACAGCCGCATCTCCGGTCATGGATGCCCCTTTTTCCATATATCTTTCAGCCACGGATGAAATATGGGCGCCGCAAAATGTTTCCGGAGAATTTACCGGCCCCACGCTCCTGTGCACGGCCCTGGCCCGGTCCATTAACGTGGTGGCGGCACGGGTGGCCCTCCAGGTGGGTATCCCAAAGGTCATTGCCCAGGCACGGCAGATGGGCATAACGTCGTATCTCCCCCAGGTGCCTTCCATCAGCCTGGGGGCCGGGGAAACCACCCTGATGGAAATGGTCCGGGCCTATTCCGCCTTTCCCAGGGGCGGCGCCATCATCCAACCCCGGATGGTGCTCTCCGTTTATGACCGGGACGGGCAACGGATTCTCCACAATCGGGTTCAGACAAAACAGGCCATGTCCCCTCAGACCGCCTATATCATGACCGATATGCTCAAACAATGCGTGGAAAGGGGAACGGGCCGGCGCGCACGGATCAAGGGACTGCCTGTGGCCGGGAAAACCGGCACCAGCAACGGCATACGGGACGCATGGTTCGTGGGGTTTACCCCCAACCTGCTGACAGGGGTTTTCATGGGGTTTGACGATGGCAGCCCCATGGGGGAACAAGGCTTCGGCGGCAGGGCTGCCGCACCTGTCTGGGCGGCCTATCACGGGGCAGTGGCGGATCGTTACAAATCAAAAGAGTTTGAAATTCCAGAAAACATTGTGTTTGGCACCGTTTCCCATGAGGGAACCTTTATGGGACCGGGCTGGCGGGAAAACGGGATCACGCTGGCGTTTGAAAAAGGGACAGAGCCGAAATACGTCCCACCCTCCCATGCATGGCCGCCAGGGTTATACCCGGATCTGTCGGATTAG
- the leuD gene encoding 3-isopropylmalate dehydratase small subunit: MTTFSGTALCLDRADINTDEIIPARYLTEIDKNVLGPHLMEDLDLAGFDPQKDLAGINVLVTRENFGCGSSREHAPWALEANGIRVVIAESFARIFYQNMFNCGMLAITLDTKQIDRLCDAAGPSPVHISVDVDAGEITATAGPDTWTIPFTLSGFEKALVKAGGWVEYADQNY; the protein is encoded by the coding sequence ATGACCACATTCAGCGGAACGGCCCTGTGTCTGGACCGGGCGGACATCAACACGGATGAAATCATTCCGGCCCGGTATCTGACGGAAATCGACAAGAACGTCCTGGGGCCTCATCTCATGGAAGACCTGGACCTGGCAGGATTTGACCCGCAAAAAGACCTGGCGGGCATCAATGTGCTGGTGACAAGAGAAAATTTCGGGTGCGGTTCCTCCCGGGAACACGCGCCCTGGGCCCTGGAAGCCAACGGCATCCGCGTGGTTATCGCCGAAAGTTTTGCCCGAATTTTTTATCAGAACATGTTCAACTGCGGCATGCTGGCCATCACCCTGGACACAAAACAGATCGACCGCCTGTGTGACGCAGCCGGCCCATCCCCTGTTCACATATCAGTAGATGTGGATGCCGGAGAAATCACTGCAACCGCAGGTCCGGATACCTGGACCATCCCCTTTACCCTGTCCGGATTTGAAAAAGCCCTGGTCAAAGCCGGCGGGTGGGTGGAATACGCCGACCAGAACTATTGA
- a CDS encoding 3-isopropylmalate dehydratase large subunit, translating to MGKTIAEKIFDDHRVDQPFDGVTVLRLDRVFCHEITTPTAIQDLVARGKDRVFDPDKIKAVIDHVTPAKDAKTALQGKVLRDWARRHKITDFFDIGRNGVCHALFPEKGFVRPGFVIIMGDSHTCTHGAFGAFAAGVGTTDLEVGILKGVCAFKKPDTLKIEIFGHLQPGVFAKDVILEVIRRITVNGATNQVIEFCGPVVDAMSMESRMTLSNMAVEAGATSGICRPDAVTVEYLWPFIKDEYPDRDAVLADFSRYLPDDDAVYAGQETIDVTDLVPLTTFGYKPDQVKPVSDMAGTRVDQVYIGSCTNGRIEDLRVAAQVVKGKKIAETIRAIVSPATADVFSKAMDEGLIKIFMDAGFCVTNPTCGACLGMSNGVLASGEVAAATTNRNFNGRMGKGGMVHLMSPATAAATALAGIIANSPLFAQPA from the coding sequence ATGGGCAAGACGATTGCAGAAAAAATTTTTGATGATCATCGGGTGGACCAGCCGTTTGACGGTGTGACCGTGCTGCGCCTGGACCGGGTGTTCTGCCATGAAATCACCACCCCCACCGCGATTCAGGATCTGGTGGCCCGGGGCAAGGACCGGGTGTTTGATCCGGATAAAATCAAGGCGGTTATCGATCACGTGACCCCGGCCAAGGACGCCAAGACGGCCCTGCAGGGCAAGGTGCTGCGGGACTGGGCAAGGCGCCATAAAATTACCGACTTTTTTGATATCGGCCGCAACGGGGTCTGCCATGCCCTGTTTCCGGAAAAAGGATTTGTCCGTCCGGGGTTTGTCATTATCATGGGAGATTCCCACACCTGCACCCATGGGGCGTTCGGCGCATTTGCCGCCGGCGTGGGCACCACGGACCTGGAAGTGGGGATTCTCAAAGGAGTGTGTGCATTCAAAAAACCGGACACCTTGAAAATTGAAATTTTCGGACACCTTCAGCCCGGGGTGTTTGCCAAGGACGTGATCCTGGAGGTGATCCGCCGGATCACCGTGAACGGTGCCACCAACCAGGTGATCGAGTTCTGCGGCCCCGTGGTGGATGCCATGTCCATGGAATCCCGCATGACCCTGTCCAACATGGCCGTGGAAGCGGGGGCCACGTCAGGCATCTGCCGGCCGGATGCCGTGACAGTGGAGTATCTGTGGCCCTTTATCAAGGATGAATATCCGGATCGCGACGCGGTCCTGGCCGATTTTTCCCGGTATCTCCCGGATGACGATGCCGTGTACGCCGGTCAAGAAACCATCGATGTCACGGATCTGGTTCCGCTGACCACCTTCGGGTACAAGCCGGATCAAGTCAAACCCGTGTCCGACATGGCGGGCACACGGGTGGATCAGGTGTATATCGGTTCCTGCACCAACGGCCGCATTGAAGATCTGCGGGTGGCGGCCCAGGTGGTGAAGGGGAAAAAAATCGCCGAAACGATCCGGGCCATCGTTTCCCCGGCCACGGCGGACGTGTTTTCCAAAGCCATGGACGAGGGGCTGATCAAGATTTTCATGGATGCCGGATTCTGTGTCACCAATCCCACCTGCGGGGCCTGTCTGGGCATGAGCAACGGGGTGCTGGCATCCGGCGAGGTGGCAGCCGCCACCACCAATCGTAATTTCAACGGCCGCATGGGCAAAGGCGGCATGGTCCACCTCATGAGCCCGGCCACGGCAGCGGCCACGGCCCTGGCCGGCATCATTGCCAATTCACCTTTGTTTGCCCAACCGGCTTAG
- a CDS encoding helix-turn-helix domain-containing protein — MKTKLGALLRAIRNTRNFTIKDVAAKAGISSSLLSQIERNRISPSLDTLLQLLEVYGVSPDKFFKDYETQSQVEIIRKNERKIYKRKGFSYEKLCGESQTRGNHSFNAFFLELAPGQERGDAEDGHLGRELGIIISGTARLIYGDEEHRIEAGDSVSFFSQIPHLIRNTSDTLFQAYWVVTPADGEDYFGEKTT, encoded by the coding sequence ATGAAAACAAAACTGGGCGCGTTGTTACGGGCCATTCGAAACACCCGGAATTTTACCATCAAGGATGTGGCAGCCAAGGCCGGCATCAGCTCCAGCCTGCTGTCCCAGATCGAACGGAACCGGATCTCCCCTTCTCTGGATACCTTGCTGCAGCTGCTGGAGGTCTACGGCGTATCACCGGATAAATTCTTCAAAGACTATGAAACCCAGTCCCAGGTGGAGATCATCCGGAAAAATGAGCGGAAAATCTATAAACGCAAGGGATTTTCCTATGAAAAACTGTGCGGGGAAAGCCAGACCAGAGGCAACCATTCCTTTAACGCGTTTTTTCTGGAACTGGCACCGGGCCAGGAGCGGGGAGATGCGGAAGACGGCCATCTGGGCAGAGAACTGGGTATCATCATTTCCGGCACAGCCCGGCTGATTTACGGGGATGAAGAACACCGGATCGAGGCCGGGGACTCCGTGTCTTTCTTTTCCCAGATTCCTCATCTGATCCGCAACACCTCGGACACGCTTTTTCAGGCCTACTGGGTGGTGACACCGGCAGATGGTGAAGATTATTTCGGAGAAAAAACAACCTGA
- a CDS encoding IMPACT family protein, with amino-acid sequence MTQTDPFYSIARSTRDQIVTAQLKIKRSTFTCRLTHAGTIDAAKAFITAVSRDNKTATHNCWAYIVGDAGQTCHCSDAGEPSGTAGKPMLNVLTSHRMTQVAAVVTRQYGGVKLGIRGLIQAYSESVEAALGAAKKVRLIQAKLVRVQVPYDCNDPLLNQVRQFNASIVDTDYKEWIVHDILVEKHRVPDFIQMLTQFEPHGLKVLEKSD; translated from the coding sequence ATGACCCAAACCGATCCATTTTATTCCATTGCCCGATCCACCCGTGATCAGATAGTCACAGCCCAGCTCAAAATCAAACGGTCCACATTCACCTGCCGTCTGACCCATGCCGGAACCATTGATGCGGCCAAAGCGTTTATTACCGCGGTTTCCAGGGACAACAAAACCGCGACCCACAATTGCTGGGCCTATATTGTGGGGGATGCGGGACAGACCTGTCACTGTTCCGATGCCGGCGAACCCTCCGGCACGGCCGGCAAACCCATGCTCAATGTGCTGACCTCCCACCGCATGACCCAGGTGGCAGCCGTGGTGACCCGGCAGTACGGCGGGGTGAAGCTGGGTATCCGGGGATTGATCCAGGCCTATTCCGAATCCGTGGAGGCAGCCCTGGGAGCGGCTAAAAAAGTCCGGCTGATCCAGGCAAAACTAGTGCGGGTTCAGGTGCCGTATGACTGCAATGACCCGCTGTTGAACCAGGTCCGGCAGTTCAATGCCAGTATTGTGGACACGGATTACAAGGAATGGATCGTTCATGACATTCTTGTGGAAAAACACCGGGTCCCGGATTTTATCCAGATGCTGACTCAGTTTGAGCCCCATGGGCTGAAAGTGTTGGAGAAATCGGATTGA
- a CDS encoding MTH1187 family thiamine-binding protein, producing the protein MNVIIDLCVVPLGVGLSVSKYVAACHEIIKAAGLSCELHAYGTNIEGEWDEVFAAVKQCHERIHAMGAPRITTTIKAGTRTDREQTMADKVNSVKEKLA; encoded by the coding sequence ATGAACGTGATCATTGATCTGTGTGTGGTGCCCCTGGGTGTGGGGTTGTCCGTATCCAAATATGTGGCGGCCTGTCACGAGATCATCAAAGCGGCCGGGCTGTCCTGTGAGCTGCATGCTTACGGCACCAATATCGAAGGCGAGTGGGACGAGGTGTTTGCAGCGGTGAAACAATGTCATGAAAGAATTCATGCCATGGGTGCCCCGCGCATCACCACCACCATCAAGGCCGGCACCCGGACGGACCGGGAACAGACCATGGCGGACAAGGTCAACAGCGTGAAAGAAAAACTGGCATAG
- a CDS encoding helix-turn-helix domain-containing protein: MSDLQQYKNNRMAQDPEFWKNYEEKFETFKLGILLKQARIDAGMTQEQIAKELNTTKSVISRMENHAKDIRLSTLEKFAKVVGRQIHVALV, translated from the coding sequence ATGAGCGACCTTCAACAATATAAAAATAATAGAATGGCCCAAGACCCTGAGTTTTGGAAAAACTATGAAGAAAAATTTGAGACATTTAAACTTGGCATTCTTTTAAAACAAGCCCGAATTGATGCTGGAATGACTCAAGAACAAATTGCTAAGGAATTAAACACAACAAAATCTGTTATTTCAAGAATGGAAAATCATGCCAAGGATATTCGTTTATCTACCCTTGAGAAATTTGCTAAAGTTGTTGGAAGACAAATCCATGTAGCCCTGGTCTGA
- a CDS encoding type II toxin-antitoxin system RelE/ParE family toxin, which produces MRKIIFYRLNNGKCPIEDYLDSLSQKQVEKIFFVLDLIEQLNMVPRKFFKKLEATDNIWEARVQQKEIKKAEKRKKEYFLQRRQG; this is translated from the coding sequence ATGAGAAAAATAATTTTCTATCGTTTGAATAATGGGAAGTGTCCTATTGAGGACTATCTTGATTCACTTTCCCAAAAACAGGTTGAAAAGATTTTTTTCGTTCTTGATTTGATCGAACAGCTTAATATGGTACCTCGCAAATTTTTTAAAAAACTGGAGGCCACTGACAACATATGGGAAGCAAGAGTTCAGCAAAAAGAAATCAAAAAAGCTGAAAAGAGAAAGAAAGAATATTTTTTGCAAAGGAGGCAAGGATGA
- a CDS encoding type II toxin-antitoxin system RelE/ParE family toxin, giving the protein MKKYDVYLMPDAIKDLENIYDYITEESGFPERGWSYIEKLKFKCQKLEIALLRGQTRNDLMIGVRIYPLDKKTVAAFLVDEDNQMVKILNIFYGGQDYEAIMSPFKTE; this is encoded by the coding sequence ATGAAAAAATATGATGTTTATTTAATGCCGGATGCAATCAAAGATCTTGAAAATATATATGACTATATCACTGAAGAAAGCGGCTTTCCAGAAAGAGGATGGTCATATATTGAGAAACTAAAATTCAAATGCCAAAAGCTGGAAATAGCCCTTTTAAGAGGTCAGACGCGTAATGATTTAATGATAGGCGTAAGAATATATCCCCTTGATAAAAAGACGGTTGCAGCTTTTCTGGTCGATGAAGATAATCAAATGGTGAAAATTTTGAACATATTTTATGGCGGACAGGATTATGAGGCAATCATGTCCCCTTTTAAAACGGAATAG
- a CDS encoding ribbon-helix-helix domain-containing protein — MQQEKAERITITLPPDMLSAIKKKVGSGSYGSTSELIRDAMRLWQKREEEHQARLSIIRERLEHSAQNGTPVPLKTAFESIEALHRQRIKKNV; from the coding sequence ATGCAACAAGAAAAAGCCGAGAGAATTACAATAACCCTTCCCCCTGATATGCTATCTGCAATAAAGAAAAAAGTCGGCTCCGGTTCCTACGGGTCCACAAGTGAATTAATCAGGGATGCTATGAGGTTATGGCAAAAAAGAGAAGAAGAGCACCAAGCAAGACTTTCTATAATCCGTGAACGGTTGGAACATTCGGCCCAAAATGGGACTCCTGTCCCACTCAAAACAGCATTTGAAAGCATTGAAGCACTGCACAGACAACGGATAAAAAAGAACGTCTAA
- a CDS encoding restriction endonuclease subunit S — protein sequence MKKMRLGEIADVIAGQSPPSKTYNSTKDGLPFFQGKADFQEKHPKIRMWCNSKKRKEAEPSDILISVRAPVGSVNLCDRLSIIGRGLSAIRPRSGIHADYLYYFFKMNEDRVAILGTGSTFKSITQDILKKIEVPVPYQNGSPDLDDQTRIAILLSKVESLIARRKKSIADLDELLKNTFLEMFGDPVRNEMGWEKIKIGEIASIRIGPFGSLLHAEDYVKDGIPLINPSNMVDGKIVPDKNLSLSQEKYNELKNYHLERNDVVVARRGEIGRCAIVETDSHLFCGTGSMFVRITKKYYPIFLQFQIYQTSLKDFLESKSKGVTMKNLNSKILSQLKVLKPPLELQTEFVTIVEKVEALKEKYQNSLNDLETLYGALSQKAFKGELDLSRIAISEELKPKDIKMDAPQVRNPDLTVQDESVKTQETREQFLMSGRRTEKTRTIF from the coding sequence ATGAAGAAAATGCGACTCGGTGAGATAGCTGATGTTATAGCTGGTCAATCGCCACCTTCGAAGACCTACAATAGCACGAAAGACGGTTTGCCATTCTTCCAAGGAAAAGCCGATTTCCAAGAAAAACATCCCAAAATCAGGATGTGGTGTAACAGTAAAAAACGGAAGGAAGCTGAACCAAGTGATATATTAATCTCTGTGCGGGCACCAGTCGGCTCTGTAAATTTATGCGATAGATTGTCAATTATCGGTAGAGGATTGTCAGCTATCAGGCCCCGTTCAGGTATCCATGCTGATTACCTTTATTATTTTTTCAAAATGAATGAAGATAGAGTCGCTATTCTGGGCACCGGCTCAACTTTCAAATCAATAACTCAAGATATTCTTAAAAAAATAGAAGTACCAGTTCCCTACCAAAATGGATCTCCAGATTTAGATGACCAAACCCGCATCGCCATCCTGCTGTCCAAAGTCGAATCCCTGATTGCCAGACGAAAAAAAAGTATCGCAGATCTGGATGAGCTGTTGAAAAACACTTTTCTGGAGATGTTTGGTGATCCGGTGCGAAATGAGATGGGGTGGGAGAAAATTAAAATCGGTGAAATTGCTTCTATTCGCATTGGACCTTTTGGAAGTTTGCTTCATGCGGAAGATTATGTGAAAGATGGAATCCCCTTAATAAATCCAAGCAACATGGTAGACGGTAAAATAGTTCCAGACAAGAACTTGTCGCTTTCCCAAGAAAAATACAATGAGCTAAAAAATTATCATCTTGAAAGAAACGATGTCGTTGTTGCAAGGAGAGGTGAAATTGGTAGGTGTGCCATAGTTGAAACCGACAGTCATTTGTTTTGCGGTACAGGGAGTATGTTTGTTCGCATTACAAAAAAATATTATCCAATTTTTCTTCAGTTTCAAATCTATCAAACATCTTTAAAAGACTTTCTTGAGAGTAAATCAAAAGGCGTTACAATGAAGAATTTGAACTCAAAGATACTCAGTCAATTGAAAGTCCTGAAACCACCTCTCGAGTTACAAACTGAATTCGTCACCATCGTCGAAAAAGTCGAAGCCCTCAAAGAGAAATATCAGAACAGCCTCAATGACTTGGAAACACTGTATGGTGCATTGAGTCAGAAAGCCTTCAAAGGTGAGTTGGATCTCAGTCGGATTGCAATCTCAGAAGAATTGAAACCAAAGGATATTAAAATGGATGCGCCTCAAGTGAGAAACCCGGATCTTACTGTACAGGACGAATCGGTGAAAACACAGGAAACCCGGGAACAATTTTTGATGAGTGGCAGGCGGACGGAAAAAACCCGGACGATTTTTTAA
- a CDS encoding type I restriction-modification system subunit M gives MLQHNPEIKSQIEQLWNKFWAGGISNPLTAIEQITYLLFMKRLDEIDLKNQSDAEFTGEPYSSRFEGVWVPPEHRDKKKEDQKPFEVDKKTLRWSEFKHYHAEEMLTHVQTRVFPFLKDMNGSESGFTHHMKNAVFIIPKPGLLVEAVKTIDEIFRIMEKDSVEKGQAFQDIQGDVYEYLLSEIASAGKNGQFRTPRHIIKLIAELVKPRLGNRIGDPACGTGGFLLGAYQYIVTDIARKSGNQELKPDEDGFVRTSVSAAYGQESKAILDKSLFGYDIDSTMIRLGMMNLMMHGIDEPLLDYKDTLSKGFNEPNQYQIIMANPPFTGSIDKSDINEDLTLSTTKTELLFVETMVRMLRKGGTAGVIVPQGVLFGSGKAFVAARQILVDRCELKAVITMPSGVFKPYAGVSTAILVFTKVYDKEDKVTEPATRNVWFYEMESDGYSLDDRRNKLDTSGDLQDIVEKFNTRDPETETDRKNPKGFFVHYQEIKDENYDLSPSRYKEMVFEEIAYEKPSVILDRLIANEVGEMDDKNLAKVESGIVRELLALKGMVG, from the coding sequence ATGCTCCAACATAATCCTGAAATAAAATCACAGATCGAGCAGCTCTGGAACAAGTTCTGGGCCGGCGGGATCTCCAATCCCCTTACCGCCATCGAGCAGATCACCTATCTGCTGTTTATGAAACGGTTGGATGAGATAGATTTGAAAAATCAGTCTGACGCCGAGTTCACAGGCGAGCCTTATTCCTCCCGATTTGAGGGGGTCTGGGTGCCGCCGGAACACCGGGATAAAAAAAAGGAAGACCAGAAACCCTTTGAAGTGGATAAAAAGACCCTTCGCTGGAGCGAATTCAAACACTACCATGCCGAAGAGATGCTGACCCATGTCCAGACCCGGGTATTTCCGTTTTTAAAAGATATGAACGGATCGGAATCCGGCTTTACCCATCACATGAAAAACGCCGTGTTCATTATCCCCAAACCCGGCCTTCTGGTGGAAGCGGTCAAAACCATCGATGAAATATTCCGGATCATGGAAAAGGACTCCGTGGAAAAAGGCCAGGCATTCCAGGATATCCAGGGAGATGTCTATGAATACCTGCTCTCTGAAATTGCCTCCGCCGGGAAAAACGGGCAGTTTCGGACTCCCCGCCATATCATCAAATTGATCGCGGAACTGGTCAAACCCCGGCTTGGAAACCGGATCGGGGATCCGGCCTGCGGGACCGGGGGCTTTCTGCTGGGGGCCTACCAGTATATTGTGACGGATATTGCAAGAAAATCAGGGAACCAGGAGTTGAAACCGGATGAAGACGGCTTTGTTAGAACATCGGTCAGCGCCGCCTATGGACAAGAATCCAAAGCGATACTGGACAAAAGCCTTTTCGGCTATGATATTGACAGCACCATGATCCGCCTGGGCATGATGAACCTGATGATGCACGGCATTGACGAGCCCCTGCTGGATTATAAGGACACCTTGAGCAAAGGATTCAACGAGCCCAACCAGTATCAGATCATCATGGCCAACCCTCCCTTTACAGGCTCCATTGACAAAAGCGATATCAACGAGGATCTGACCCTGTCCACCACCAAGACCGAGCTGCTGTTTGTGGAAACCATGGTGCGGATGCTCAGAAAAGGCGGCACTGCCGGTGTCATTGTCCCCCAGGGCGTGCTGTTCGGGTCAGGCAAAGCCTTTGTGGCCGCCAGGCAGATTCTGGTGGACCGGTGCGAACTTAAGGCCGTCATCACCATGCCCAGCGGTGTGTTCAAACCCTATGCCGGTGTCAGTACGGCCATCCTGGTGTTTACCAAGGTCTACGACAAAGAGGATAAGGTCACGGAACCCGCCACCCGGAACGTCTGGTTCTATGAAATGGAGTCTGACGGCTATTCCCTGGATGACAGGCGCAACAAGCTCGATACGTCCGGCGATCTACAGGATATCGTGGAAAAATTCAACACCCGTGACCCGGAGACGGAAACGGACCGGAAAAATCCCAAAGGCTTTTTTGTCCACTACCAGGAAATCAAGGATGAAAACTATGACCTGTCCCCCAGCCGGTATAAGGAAATGGTGTTTGAGGAGATTGCGTATGAAAAGCCGTCCGTGATTCTGGACCGGCTGATTGCCAATGAGGTGGGGGAGATGGATGACAAAAATCTGGCAAAGGTAGAGAGTGGGATTGTGCGGGAGCTGCTGGCGTTGAAGGGGATGGTGGGATGA